In Oryzias melastigma strain HK-1 linkage group LG18, ASM292280v2, whole genome shotgun sequence, one DNA window encodes the following:
- the LOC112155736 gene encoding uromodulin-like has translation MTRNSSSDVITRHDKVFIEFSCSHPKPQLQNVAFKIIDNSVEAFLQSGEWKYSVTMKAYSDAAHTQLLDPKSDIRLNQKIWIVLETNGLNKDVVSVVTDSCWATSEDSPNSTPRYDLIRDGCANADDGTVNVMGNGEGTSNSFSFNMFEFSGKETSEVYLHCQLQLCVKKNNNCVPGCSFAGRRRRSLRYRRGAPALISMVWTH, from the exons ATGACCCGGAACAGCTCCTCAGACGTCATCACTCGTCACGATAAAGTCTTCATTGAGTTCTCCTGCAGCCATCCTAAACCTCAGTTGCAGAATGTGGCCTTCAAGATTATAGACAA CTCTGTGGAAGCTTTCCTCCAATCTGGAGAATGGAAGTACAGCGTGACCATGAAGGCTTACTCTGATGCTGCCCACACCCAACTTTTGGATCCAAAGAGTGATATCaggctgaaccagaagatctggaTTGTTCTGGAGACCAATGGTCTGAATAAAGATGTGGTTTCTGTGGTGACCGACTCCTGCTGGGCAACCAGTGAGGACTCACCCAACAGCACTCCCAGATATGACCTGATCAGAGATGG GTGTGCAAACGCAGACGATGGAACAGTTAatgtgatgggaaatggagaaGGAACCTCCAACTCCTTCTCCTTCAACATGTTTGAGTTCTCTGGAAAGGAAACTTCAGAAGTCTACCTTCACTGCCAACTGCAGCTGTGTGTTAAGAAGAACAACAACTGTGTGCCG GGTTGTTCTTTTGCAGGTCGAAGACGCAGATCTCTCAGATACAGACGTGGAGCTCCAGCCTTGATCAGCATGGTCTGGACTCATTAG
- the LOC112155737 gene encoding uncharacterized protein LOC112155737 — protein sequence MLRPLLFLFAVAGLTDATFYFQIVNNTQVNTSDCPITYYGQEYTTVYTNFTGEDLFVCFNGYYNPEGNGDCIRVPNTDNRTYVDLNNDNDPSSWTGLTDLVHSSVSTVTNNVTCYLIFSFKSNMALFGIGSQSVVYWDGPPPTSISVLVNGDEVEKVYGVQNNYSLSDTSGCRISGFGVKPGDTRQIPNTCTFLTCSRTSITSMKTCGPPGQCDGYRACSVKGLCTVTGPTVIDFSEQINSVSDRCEYSLLHDQSTGFSLKANFLDRRRRDVSFVDSLTLDFSDSGDIQLLQGHRVKVAGSPVTLTSSVQTFSGVDLSKDQTGVTASFSVNGSSVSVFFDGTTAQIYLNKSNSLTYEGLCVDSSSSSSSRLPSNSSCQDQYEDPADDTIDCAAVTQQCSILKSAPFSSCNLYVDPEPYIIACRSTLCKYPSVDNLRCQFLKAYAKACEKKQVDLQNWWTTAQCHHPEPICEDKCSDHEFCGDIHGNTDCRCRAIFASKFTEQNRLGGPTVCQDNTASLSLVGCLLKEKSIDYTHLHLNDQTCTGVMDPDSHMLKFTFQSDSCGTEVTTNNSQVTFTNAVMTRNSSSDVITRHDKVFIEFSCSHPKPQLQNVAFKIIDNSVEVFLQSGEWKYTLTMKAYSDAAHTQLLDPKSDVRLNQKIWIDLETNGLNKDVVSVVTDSCWATSENSPNSVPRYDLIRDGCPNADDGTVNVMGNGEGTSNSFSFNMFEFSGKETSEVYLHCQLQLCVKKNNNCVPGCSFAGRRRRSLRYRRGAPALISMVWTH from the exons ATGCTCCGCCCCCTGCTGTTCCTGTTTGCTGTTGCCGGTCTGACGG ATGCAACCTTTTATTTCCAAATTGTTAACAACACTCAGGTCAACACCAGCGATTGTCCCATCACATATTATGGACAGGAGTACACAACAGTCTAT acAAACTTCACCGGTGAagacctgtttgtttgtttcaacgGCTATTACAACCCTGAGGGCAACGGAGACTGTATTAGGGTCCCGAATACCGACAACAGAACATATGTTGATTTAAATAATGACAATGATCCTTCTTCTTGGACCGGTTTGACAGATTTGGTCCACAGCTCTGTAAGCACCGTCACAAACAATGTAACATGCTACTTGATCTTCTCTTTCAAATCA AACATGGCTCTGTTTGGCATTGGGTCCCAGTCAGTTGTGTATTGGGATGGCCCTCCACCAACG TCTATTAGTGTTCTGGTCAATGGAGACGAGGTAGAAAAAGTGTATGGGGTTCAGAACAATTATTCTCTATCAGACACCAGTGGATGCAGAATCTCAG GTTTTGGGGTGAAACCTGGAGATACACGTCAAATTCCCAACACCTGTACTTTCCTGACATGCAGCAGAACCAGTATTACCTCTATGAAGACTTGTGGTCCGCCGGGACAATGTGACGGCTACAGAGC CTGCTCAGTGAAAGGACTCTGCACAGTGACCGGTCCCACTGTCATTGACTTTAGTGAACAAATCAACTCTGTGTCCGACCGGTGTGAATACTCTCTGCTGCACGATCAGTCTACTGGATTCTCTCTGAAGGCCAACTTCCTGGACCGTCGTCGCAGAGATGTGAGCTTTGTGGACAGTCTCACTCTGGACTTCAGTGACAGTGGTGACATTCAGCTGCTGCAAGGACACAGAGTCAAG GTAGCAGGATCACCTGTGACCCTCACCAGTTCAGTCCAGACATTTAGTGGAGTTGATCTCTCCAAGGACCAGACTGGAGTCACTGCTAGTTTTTCAGTCAATGGCTCATCTGTGTCTGTGTTCTTTGATGGAACCACAGCTCAGATCTACTTGAATAAATCTAACAGTTTGACTTATGAGGGTCTGTGTGTGGACTCTAGCAGTTCCTCATCTTCAAGGCTTCCCAGTAACTCCAG CTGTCAGGATCAGTATGAAGACCCTGCTGATGACACCATTGACTGTGCTGCTGTCACTCAACA GTGTAGCATCCTGAAATCTGCCCCGTTCTCCTCCTGTAACTTATACGTTGATCCAGAGCCGTACATTATTGCCTGCAGAAGTACTCTGTGCAAATATCCTTCAGTGGACAATCTCAGGTGTCAGTTCCTGAAGGCCTACGCCAAAGCCTGTGAGAAGAAACAAGTTGACCTGCAGAACTGGTGGACAACAGCTCAGTGCC ATCACCCAGAACCAATCTGTGAAGACAAATGCAGTGATCATGAGTTCTGTGGAGATATCCACGGAAACACTGACTGTCGCTGTAGAGCCATTTTTGCCTCCAAGTTCACTGAACAGAACCGACTGG GAGGTCCAACTGTCTGCCAGGACAACACTGCCTCACTCAGTCTGGTGGGTTGTCTCCTGAAGGAAAAATCCATCGACTACACTCACTTACACCTCAATGACCAGACCTGCACAGGTGTGATGGACCCGGACAGTCACATGCTGAAATTCACATTCCAAAGTGACAGTTGTGGAACGGAGGTCACG ACCAACAACAGCCAGGTAACCTTCACAAATGCAGTCATGACCCGGAACAGCTCCTCAGACGTCATCACTCGTCACGATAAAGTCTTCATAGAGTTCTCCTGCAGCCATCCTAAACCTCAGTTGCAGAACGTGGCCTTCAAGATTATAGACAA CTCTGTGGAAGTTTTCCTCCAATCTGGAGAATGGAAGTACACCTTGACCATGAAGGCTTACTCTGATGCTGCCCATACCCAACTTTTGGATCCAAAGAGTGATGTCaggctgaaccagaagatctggaTTGATCTGGAGACTAATGGTCTGAATAAAGATgtagtttctgtggtgaccgACTCCTGCTGGGCAACCAGTGAGAACTCACCCAACAGCGTTCCCAGATACGACCTGATCAGAGATGG GTGTCCAAACGCAGACGATGGAACAGTTAatgtgatgggaaatggagaaGGAACCTCCAACTCCTTCTCCTTCAACATGTTTGAGTTCTCTGGAAAGGAAACTTCAGAAGTCTACCTTCACTGCCAACTGCAGCTGTGTGTTAAGAAGAACAACAACTGTGTGCCG GGTTGTTCTTTTGCAGGTCGAAGACGCAGATCTCTCAGATACAGACGTGGAGCTCCAGCCTTGATCAGCATGGTCTGGACTCATTAG